In Candidatus Methylomirabilota bacterium, the DNA window GGCGGTCAGCCGGTCCCGATCGAACGCCGAGAGCGCGTCCCGGGTCGCGGCATCGAGGCCCGCCTCGACCATGGCGGCCGCCGGGTCCGCGAGATAGCGAGCCCGGAACGCGTCATCCGACTTCAACCGGAACAGAGCGCGGTTGAGCGGATAGGCGTGAGCCGGCGGGAAGAAGTAGTGAGTCTCCACGCGCTGGTCCTCCTCAGAGTCCCTGAAAGAATGCGCGGGGCATGATCCTCGCGGTGATAGTTGACCATCTCCCCGCCGGATGTTCCGCTCCGAGCGGCGGCTTTGCCGCCGCAACGATCCTCGGGGGAGGTCTCGGAGGGGGTGTTCCGACACCCCCTCCGATTTGGACTCAGACCGGCCAGGCCACGACGGCGTTGCCGTGATGCCAGGACGGCTCGTAGCAGAGCACCTCGGCCCGGCTCTCGCCGAGGGCCCCCAGGAGCGTGATCCAGGTCCGCAGCTCCACGTTGCCCGCCCCATCGAGCGCCTCCCCGGTCAGGGTCGCGGCCTCGTGTCCGCGGCCCTCGGCCAGCCGGGCCAGCAGCCGCCGATCGAACTCGTAGTCGGGGTTGCCGTACCGCTCCGTCCCGGGGAAGTGAGACATCCCGCCTGAGGCCATCAGCGCCACGCGCTCGGGTCGCCCGTCGAGGATCGCCCGGAGCTCCCGGCCCCAGGCGTAGCACCGGGCCGGCGTGGGCTGGGGCGGCAGGTAGACGTTGACGTAGAGCGGGACGACGGGCACCGGCGGCTCGGGCATCGTGAAGTGGAGCGGGACGTAGAAGGCGTAGTCGAGCCGGACCTCCTGCGAGTAGGCCAGATCGAAGCCGGCCGTGATCCCGCGCTCGACGATGGCCCGGGCCAAGGGCTCGTGGACATGGTACGTGTAGCCGTAGCGGCCGAACCGGCCGGACACCGACGAACCGACGAAGACCGCCAGCGCCGGGACCGCGTTCAAGAAGAACCCCTCGATGTGATCGCCGGCGATCACCGCGATGGCGTCCGGCCGCGCCCCGGTGAGGCGACGCTTGATCTCGGCGAACGCGGCATGGACGCGCAGCACCTGCGCCCGGTCTTCGCTCGGTGGGCGCACGAGGAGCTGAGGGGTGTGGGCGCAGGCGACCGCGGCGACGAGGGGCATGGCGCGGGCCTCCTCAGGCCGATCGAGGCGCCGACCCGTGTTCGCCGGGCGGGCCCGGCGAGCGCCGGGGCGGGACCGGGGCCTCAGGCCGGCGCATCCTCGTGTCCTGCTCGGCCGGCGGCCCGGAGCCACTCGAACAGCCGCGCGCCGGTCACCGGAAGACGATCCACCTCCACGCCGTAGGCGGCGAGCGCGTCCTCGACGGCGTTCGCAATGGCCGCGCCGGGGGCGATGATGCCACTCTCGCCGACGCCCTTGATCCCCAGCTCGTTGAGGGCCGAAGGAAAGGCGACGGCGGCCACCTCCAGCGGCGGGACGTCGTCCGCGCGGGGCAGGCCGTAGTCCATGAAGCTCCCCGTGAGGAGCTGGCCGTCGGCGTCGTACACCAGCTCTTCCATCAGCGCGCTCCCGATGCCCTGGACGATGCCGCCGTGGAGCTGTCCCTCGACCACCATCGGGTTGATGGGCTGACCGCAGTCGTGGACCGCGACGTACGCCAGGAGCCGCACCACGGCCGTCTCGACCTCCACCTCGACGACGCAGGCCTGCGCTCCGAAGGCCCAAGTCACCGTCTCGGGGGCGAAGAAGAGGCACGCGGTGAGGCCGGGACGGCCGGCGGCGGCCAATCGAGGGCTGCGGACCGCGGCCTGGGCCACTTCCGCCAGCCGGAGCCCGCGGCCCGGCACGCCCCGCACGAAGACCCGGCCCTCGGCCAGCAGGAGATCCTGCGGAGCGCACTCGAGCAGCTCGGCGGCGACGAGCCGGGCCCGGCCGGCGACGTCCCGGGCGCTCCGCGCCACGGCCGGCCCCGCGACGGCGGCGACGCGACTGGCGATCGTTCCCATCCCGTACCCCACGAGCTGGGTGTCCCCTCCGCGCACCACGACCTGCTCGATCGGCACGCCCAGCTCGTCGGCACAGATCTGGGCAAGCGTCGTCTCGTGGGCCTGGCCCTGGGCCGAGACCCCGACCAGGACGTACACCACGCCGGACGGGTCGACCCGCACCTCGGCCCCTTCGTAGGGGCCCAGCCCCGTGCCTTCCACGTACGCCGAGAGGCCGATGCCGAGCGGCCGACCGCTCCCCCGACGCTCTCCCTGCTTCGCGCGCCAGCGGGCATAGTCCAGCAGGGTCAGCATCTTGTCGAAGGCGCTCGGATAGTCGGCCGGGTCGTAGCTGATGAGCCCCCCGTCGCGGTAGGAGAGACCGGGGCGATAGGGCATCTCCTCGGGCCGGATCAGGTTGCGCCGCCGGAGCTCGGCGGGGTCCATCCCGAGCTGCCGGGCGGCGCGATCGAGGAGACGGTCGAGGACGAAGGCGGCCTCGGGCCGACCGGCGCCGCGGTAGGCGGCGGCGAAGGTCTTGTGGGTGACCACATTGCGGCCCGTCGCCCGGTAGTGCGGCACCCGATAGGGCCCCGGGAGGTGATTGATGGTGTTGAGCGTGATGGCGTCACCCAGGACGGGGTAGGGTCCGTGATCACGGGTGAACTCGGTCGCCAGGGCGACGATGGTCCCGTCGCGCCGGACGCCGAGGCGCGCCCGGTGGACCTGGTCCCGGTCGGCGGCCGCGGTCAGGAAATGCTCGCGCCGCGTCTCGACCCACTTCGCGGGGCAGCCGAGGCGGCGCGCCACGGCCGGGACCAGGAGATCCTCCGGATAGAGGTGCCCCTTCGTCCCGAATCCCCCGCCGACGTCGGGGACCAGCACCCGGACCTGCTCCTCGGGCAGGCCGAGCGCGGCGGCGATCGCGCTGCGCGCGGCGAAGGGGACCTGGGTCGAGGCC includes these proteins:
- a CDS encoding xanthine dehydrogenase family protein molybdopterin-binding subunit translates to MTPLIGASVRRREDLRFLTGRGRYLDDVRLPGLVHLAVVRSPHAHARVVAVDAREALRQPGVRAVLTAGDLPELAAPVPPLIPTPRFRPYAHPVLARETVRHVGEGIAVVVADDPYRATDALEAVRVDYEPRPVAATVGAALAPNAVRVHAEWPDNVAGLSTAQVGDVTRGFADAEVTVEARLRYPRVMGLPIEPRGVIAADDPATGLLTVWASTQVPFAARSAIAAALGLPEEQVRVLVPDVGGGFGTKGHLYPEDLLVPAVARRLGCPAKWVETRREHFLTAAADRDQVHRARLGVRRDGTIVALATEFTRDHGPYPVLGDAITLNTINHLPGPYRVPHYRATGRNVVTHKTFAAAYRGAGRPEAAFVLDRLLDRAARQLGMDPAELRRRNLIRPEEMPYRPGLSYRDGGLISYDPADYPSAFDKMLTLLDYARWRAKQGERRGSGRPLGIGLSAYVEGTGLGPYEGAEVRVDPSGVVYVLVGVSAQGQAHETTLAQICADELGVPIEQVVVRGGDTQLVGYGMGTIASRVAAVAGPAVARSARDVAGRARLVAAELLECAPQDLLLAEGRVFVRGVPGRGLRLAEVAQAAVRSPRLAAAGRPGLTACLFFAPETVTWAFGAQACVVEVEVETAVVRLLAYVAVHDCGQPINPMVVEGQLHGGIVQGIGSALMEELVYDADGQLLTGSFMDYGLPRADDVPPLEVAAVAFPSALNELGIKGVGESGIIAPGAAIANAVEDALAAYGVEVDRLPVTGARLFEWLRAAGRAGHEDAPA